Proteins from one Planctomyces sp. SH-PL62 genomic window:
- a CDS encoding glucose 1-dehydrogenase — MAEDPRSKHPVPPYPSQKQEVPGLESEMDPRPDYGEASYKGTGKLAGKAAVITGGDSGIGRAVALAFAREGADVLISYLSEESDARETVRVVEAAGRKCVAVPGDVGEEAHCKAIIDRAVEEFGKVDVLVNNAAFQMSREDISEIDTEEFDRTLKTNLYAMFWLTKAAVPHMPRGGAVINTSSIQADNPSPNLLPYAMTKAGIQNFTGGLAQMLGKKGIRANCVAPGPIWTPLIPATMPVEKVKNFGKDTALGRAGQPAELAPVFVLLASDESSYMAGATVAVTGGRPLI, encoded by the coding sequence ATGGCGGAAGACCCTCGCAGCAAACACCCGGTCCCCCCTTATCCATCCCAGAAACAGGAGGTGCCCGGCCTGGAGTCCGAGATGGACCCGCGGCCGGACTACGGCGAGGCGAGCTACAAGGGGACGGGCAAGCTCGCCGGGAAGGCCGCGGTCATCACCGGGGGGGACAGCGGGATCGGTCGCGCCGTGGCGCTCGCCTTCGCGCGGGAAGGCGCCGACGTCCTCATCTCGTATTTGAGCGAGGAAAGCGACGCCCGGGAGACCGTCAGGGTCGTCGAGGCCGCCGGCCGCAAATGCGTCGCCGTGCCGGGGGACGTCGGCGAGGAGGCCCACTGCAAGGCGATCATCGACCGCGCGGTGGAGGAATTCGGCAAGGTCGACGTCCTGGTCAACAACGCGGCCTTCCAGATGAGCCGGGAGGACATCTCGGAGATCGACACGGAGGAGTTCGACCGGACCCTCAAGACCAACCTCTATGCGATGTTCTGGCTGACCAAGGCGGCCGTGCCCCACATGCCCAGGGGGGGCGCGGTGATCAACACCTCCTCCATCCAGGCCGATAACCCGAGCCCCAATCTGTTGCCCTACGCCATGACCAAGGCGGGCATCCAGAACTTCACCGGCGGGTTGGCCCAGATGCTCGGCAAGAAGGGGATCCGGGCGAACTGCGTGGCGCCGGGGCCGATCTGGACGCCTCTGATCCCGGCCACCATGCCGGTGGAGAAGGTCAAGAACTTCGGCAAGGACACGGCCCTCGGCCGCGCCGGGCAGCCCGCCGAACTCGCCCCGGTCTTCGTCCTGCTCGCCTCGGACGAATCCAGCTACATGGCGGGCGCGACGGTCGCGGTCACCGGGGGCAGGCCGCTCATCTGA
- a CDS encoding zinc-dependent alcohol dehydrogenase, with the protein MKAVVFHGLGDIRLDDVPEPKIEQPTDAIVRLTASAICGTDLHMIRGTMPGMAAGTILGHEGVGVIEEVGSAVVGFKVGDRVVVPSTVCCGSCSYCRSGYQSQCDNANPNGKQAGTAFFGGPKTTGPLNGLQAEFARVPLADPTLVKLPAEMTDDQAILLSDIFPTGYFGADAAEIKPGDTVCVFGCGPVGLFAVVSARLMGAGRVFAVDTLPDRLAKARELGAETIDFNAEHPVAKMKELTDGVGILRAIDAVGVDAYRPESGPAYAESRAMKSQFKEEQKETQVEGSGATWGGQWVPGDSPSQVLTWAVQALAKAGTLSIIGVYPETMTRFPIGAAMMKNLTLQMGNCPHRRYIPRLIEAVTAGKVDPLKVLTEVEPLTDALSAYKAFDKRKAGWVKVELKPSR; encoded by the coding sequence ATGAAGGCCGTCGTATTCCACGGGCTGGGGGACATCCGTCTCGACGACGTCCCCGAGCCGAAGATCGAGCAACCCACGGACGCGATCGTCCGCCTCACCGCCAGCGCCATCTGCGGCACCGACCTGCACATGATCCGGGGGACCATGCCCGGCATGGCGGCCGGGACGATCCTGGGCCACGAGGGGGTCGGCGTGATCGAGGAGGTGGGCTCCGCCGTCGTCGGCTTCAAGGTCGGCGATCGCGTCGTCGTCCCTTCCACCGTCTGCTGCGGCTCTTGCTCATATTGCAGGAGCGGCTACCAGTCGCAATGCGACAACGCCAACCCGAACGGCAAGCAGGCCGGCACCGCGTTCTTCGGCGGGCCGAAGACGACGGGCCCCCTGAACGGCCTCCAGGCCGAGTTCGCGCGGGTACCCCTCGCCGACCCGACGCTCGTCAAGCTCCCGGCCGAGATGACCGACGACCAGGCGATCCTGCTGTCCGACATCTTCCCGACCGGCTACTTCGGAGCCGACGCGGCCGAGATCAAGCCGGGCGACACGGTCTGCGTCTTCGGCTGCGGGCCGGTCGGCCTCTTCGCCGTGGTGAGCGCCAGGCTGATGGGCGCCGGCCGGGTGTTCGCCGTCGACACGCTCCCCGACCGCCTGGCGAAGGCCCGCGAGCTGGGGGCGGAGACGATCGATTTCAACGCCGAGCACCCCGTCGCGAAGATGAAGGAGCTGACCGACGGCGTCGGCATTCTGCGGGCCATCGACGCCGTGGGCGTGGACGCCTATCGGCCCGAGAGCGGCCCCGCCTACGCCGAGTCGCGGGCGATGAAGTCGCAGTTCAAGGAGGAACAGAAGGAGACCCAGGTTGAAGGCTCGGGCGCGACCTGGGGCGGCCAGTGGGTGCCGGGCGACTCCCCGTCGCAGGTGCTGACCTGGGCGGTGCAGGCGCTGGCCAAGGCGGGCACGCTGTCGATCATCGGGGTCTACCCGGAGACCATGACCCGGTTCCCGATCGGCGCCGCGATGATGAAGAATCTCACCTTGCAGATGGGCAACTGCCCCCACCGGCGGTACATCCCGCGGCTGATCGAGGCCGTGACGGCCGGCAAGGTCGACCCGCTGAAGGTGCTGACCGAGGTCGAGCCCCTGACCGACGCCCTCTCCGCCTACAAGGCGTTCGACAAGCGGAAGGCGGGCTGGGTGAAGGTGGAACTCAAACCGTCGCGGTGA
- a CDS encoding zinc ribbon domain-containing protein — MKPPIPARDISPERQAMYYAGMAAGVVGALLFVSTFFSFAMNFGNFDDFEGRARSIFLRAVGGMCLMVVGPAVMGVAARGLAGSGVKLDPEQARRDLEPWSRMRGGVIGDVLDEIPAVQQVIDRLGSADQTVEVVRVRCNACRALNDEHDKFCGQCGERL; from the coding sequence ATGAAGCCGCCGATCCCCGCCCGCGACATCTCGCCCGAGCGCCAGGCCATGTACTACGCCGGGATGGCCGCCGGCGTCGTGGGCGCCCTGCTGTTCGTGTCGACGTTCTTCAGCTTCGCGATGAACTTCGGGAACTTCGACGACTTCGAGGGCCGGGCCCGGAGCATCTTTCTCCGGGCGGTCGGCGGCATGTGCCTGATGGTCGTCGGTCCGGCCGTGATGGGCGTGGCGGCTCGCGGCCTGGCGGGGTCGGGCGTGAAGCTCGATCCCGAACAGGCCCGGCGCGACCTGGAGCCCTGGTCGCGGATGCGGGGGGGCGTGATCGGCGACGTGCTCGACGAGATCCCCGCCGTGCAGCAGGTGATCGACCGCCTGGGCTCGGCAGACCAGACCGTCGAGGTCGTCCGCGTCCGCTGCAACGCCTGCCGGGCGCTCAACGACGAGCACGACAAATTCTGCGGCCAGTGCGGGGAACGACTCTGA
- a CDS encoding zinc ribbon domain-containing protein, translating into MTATADALRELHTLHQRAKAIRDRLLSAPKTLAARQTALAARQADVEKARKTLQDSKLGLKKNEHALQASQAKIDDLKVKLNLVKKNEEYKALQNQIAHDTSAMGKYEDQVLHAYETIEAEGVEFSRFEAEVQGVADEVEKLRKTIEDQAVAQKAQLVELEAAIVAAEDSIPADQREQYRRVVRQLAADALAPVEAGACTGCYTSVTSQMVNELINRDTLTFCKSCGRLLYLADSEAESSRNPEKPKPRSRAKS; encoded by the coding sequence ATGACCGCGACCGCCGACGCCCTCCGCGAACTCCACACGCTGCACCAGCGCGCCAAGGCGATCCGCGACCGCCTCCTGTCCGCCCCCAAGACCCTCGCCGCCCGCCAGACGGCGCTCGCCGCCCGCCAGGCCGACGTGGAGAAGGCCCGCAAGACGCTCCAGGACTCCAAGCTCGGCCTCAAGAAGAACGAGCACGCCCTGCAGGCCTCGCAGGCCAAGATCGACGACCTCAAGGTCAAGCTGAACCTCGTCAAGAAGAACGAGGAGTACAAGGCGCTCCAGAACCAGATCGCCCACGACACCTCCGCGATGGGCAAGTATGAGGACCAGGTCCTCCACGCCTACGAGACCATCGAGGCCGAAGGCGTCGAGTTCTCCCGCTTCGAGGCCGAGGTCCAGGGGGTCGCCGACGAGGTCGAGAAGCTCAGGAAGACCATCGAGGACCAGGCCGTCGCCCAGAAGGCCCAGCTCGTCGAGCTGGAGGCCGCGATCGTCGCCGCCGAGGACTCGATCCCGGCCGACCAGCGCGAGCAGTACCGCCGGGTCGTCCGCCAGCTCGCCGCCGACGCCCTGGCCCCGGTCGAGGCGGGCGCCTGCACCGGCTGCTACACCTCCGTGACCTCCCAGATGGTCAACGAGCTGATCAACCGCGACACCCTCACCTTCTGCAAGAGCTGCGGCCGGCTCCTCTACCTGGCCGACAGCGAGGCCGAGTCGTCCCGCAACCCCGAGAAGCCCAAGCCCCGCTCCCGCGCCAAGAGCTGA